A single Amphiura filiformis chromosome 19, Afil_fr2py, whole genome shotgun sequence DNA region contains:
- the LOC140141194 gene encoding arginine-binding periplasmic protein-like has product MSNAAEQQKEEPNEEYFRMREELQMNMAQANTSANNKLYLVLMMVTGLAAIVALIISLVVFSSRSGNTCVIGGTSNGMTGTGAVDTKIWNLAIGHLDNNEAYIDDLTGQVKGFHVDIAFEVCKRANKNCRLIWDLYNRCWDSQAGEVTRGGVGLMGGWYDGCVGWAQSYDRSRTFQFSKPFTKSASTYLLVKSNNPRGVDPTDVTGKIIGFIDGYVSDEFCLKRQQGVTGNDLPSTQIRHFDSLQDLIDAIVNGQVDAGFSTFRGDVPDTITLLSDNPFSCYLPNGGVSIMTRLDNGLADWWNPAQDSLIQSSTYRQICSDLKEAHGDQRGNDPSDVCLGM; this is encoded by the exons ATGTCAAACGCAGCAGAACAGCAAAAAGAAGAACCCAACGAAGAATACTTCAGGATGAGAGAAGAACTACAAATGAATATGGCTCAGGCCAATACTTCTGCAAATAATAAGTTGTACCTCGTTCTAATGATGGTGACTGGTCTAGCTGCCATTGTAGCTCTTATCATATCACTGGTTGTGTTTTCAAGTCGAAGTGGGAATACTTGCGTGATAGGTGGGACAAGCAATGGCATGACAG GTACTGGAGCGGTTGACACTAAAATATGGAACTTGGCTATTGGTCACCTGGACAACAACGAAGCATATAT CGATGATTTAACAGGACAGGTCAAAGGATTCCACGTAGACATTGCATTTGAAG TTTGCAAGCGAGCGAACAAGAATTGCCGCCTGATATGGGATTTATACAACCGCTGTTGGGATTCGCAGGCTGGAGAGGTAACAAGAGGAGGCGTGGGGTTAATGGGTGGATGGTACGATGGCTGCGTAG GATGGGCACAAAGCTACGACAGGTCACGCACGTTCCAATTCTCCAAACCATTTACTAAGTCCGCCAGTACCTATCTATTAGTGAAGAGTAACAATCCTAGAGGAGTTGACCCAACGGATGTGACCGGTAAAATCATAGGTTTCATTGACGGATATGTAAGCGACGAGTTCTGTCTAAAACGACAACAAGGTGTAACG GGTAACGATCTGCCTTCGACTCAAATTCGACATTTTGATTCACTTCAGGATTTAATAGACGCTATCGTTAATGGACAG GTTGATGCTGGTTTCTCGACATTTCGTGGCGATGTACCAGATACTATTACGCTATTATCAGACAATCCATTTTCGTGCTATTTACCCAATGGTGGCGTTAGCATAATGACGAGGCTGGACAATGGACTGGCTGACTGGTGGAACCCAGCACAAGATAGCCTTATACAGAGTTCAACTTACAGACAGATCTGCAGCGATCTCAAAGAAGCACATG GTGACCAACGTGGAAATGATCCATCCGATGTATGTCTTGGGATGTAG